One stretch of Chitinophaga pendula DNA includes these proteins:
- a CDS encoding TonB-dependent receptor: MKKTILHVLVRFKRLPILTSILLYCCLTLQLSAQQDLTQHKVTLVLKNATLKEAFSALQNQSGVHFIFDHDIQKYEAIPITCSEKDMSVEKITEILLRNTRLQFVAMKDRIVISEKTTKKNDIEITTDQAENGIIRGRIVDFESSEPLPGASVTIPALKRGMVSDKAGNYLFTDLPEGRITLQVSYIGYNTERVQLDIKKGRGQVYDVRLQGASRLNEVVVTGGISRRAPVAHTSDKQVLELLKNARSVVSGISSQQIAISADRNVAEVVKKIAGVTINDDKFIIIRGMNERYNLTYLNNNVAPSTELYSRAFSLDLLPSRIIDKILVYKSPAPDLMGDMTGGAVKIFTKDAREVKHFDVELQLGNRPNTTFNNQFLTYQGGKTDFLGFDDGTRKLPSVVPGYGNFTQANITQQDYASQFKPYLQYGKKMALPMIQITANYYNSFKIGGKRLGMLSSLSYKREQQQYDVDRSSSFWGGNDQRTHTVVKETQSNETVQVNLLQNFTYKLKDSSTLFLKNYFLQQGQSATVIRNNKNDQYIVGDSTTDLSTLSKLQWRDRNPGYDVYERNIILSYTQRFLYSGNIGGEHYFSKGKHQLDWNLGYTFSHQVIPDQRVIRFNQNRQDGGTSWLSGKSELGWMAAYRYIPSIDNYSKRDNSLQRGMISRTWSQNNERVYNGSADYTIKIKPWITFKAGTYQQWKSRVLFRRVYTLNEGDLNSAGFPDDRMAPIGSNGKYMDFNKVLYTEQDLGKVWSRDYLKDDGSALKVFDRTSGSDAYIATEQLNAGYVAVSLLPFNEKLDIYGGLRVEYNRQQVAGAIPGYKEGDINQPVLVDNKSTDFLPSLNISYKPVEQLVIRAAYGKTVNRPEFRELSPYSELDYLNNQTIQGNNFLKPATASNYDVRIEWYPKDNKNAETFSIGGFYKNLISPIERTIYRDLYFGGPAIISFANADKAVVKGLEFEVRKNLGFIPANFFNNLSLIGNLTLIKSEVEKRLDTSVLKNPDPGINPHYTRQLQGQAPYIANLGLYYDNAGSGTKVAVTWNLIGPRIYAAANGKPFNLSYDGNVPVVVQGDQGSIIELQRHTLDFALTQRIIKSLQLKFSAQNILNQPIRMAEDENYTYKYEKAHRTQSNTTVNSADTNGDIISTEYKTDRHFILSFMYSF, from the coding sequence ATGAAAAAAACTATACTGCACGTTTTGGTAAGATTCAAACGACTACCAATACTGACAAGTATCCTCTTGTACTGCTGCCTCACCCTGCAGCTGTCCGCCCAGCAGGACCTTACCCAACATAAGGTCACGCTTGTTCTGAAAAACGCCACGCTGAAGGAAGCATTTTCTGCACTACAAAACCAAAGCGGTGTTCACTTTATATTTGATCATGACATCCAAAAATACGAAGCAATACCGATTACATGTTCTGAAAAAGACATGTCTGTCGAGAAAATTACAGAAATACTATTGAGAAATACGCGACTACAGTTTGTAGCCATGAAAGATCGTATTGTCATCAGCGAAAAAACAACGAAAAAAAACGACATCGAAATAACGACCGACCAAGCGGAAAATGGTATTATCAGAGGTAGAATCGTTGATTTTGAGAGCTCCGAACCACTGCCAGGTGCCTCTGTAACAATTCCAGCATTAAAACGTGGAATGGTGTCAGACAAAGCTGGGAACTACTTGTTTACAGACCTGCCGGAAGGCAGGATTACCTTACAGGTATCTTATATAGGATACAACACAGAACGAGTTCAGCTGGATATAAAAAAAGGTAGAGGCCAGGTATATGATGTAAGACTACAAGGAGCAAGCCGGCTGAATGAAGTTGTAGTCACCGGCGGTATTTCAAGACGTGCGCCGGTGGCACACACTTCAGACAAGCAAGTACTGGAGTTACTTAAAAACGCCCGGTCGGTAGTTTCCGGCATATCTTCGCAACAGATTGCAATAAGCGCTGACCGTAATGTGGCGGAAGTAGTCAAAAAAATCGCCGGCGTTACGATCAATGATGACAAATTTATCATTATCCGTGGTATGAATGAGCGTTATAATCTGACATACCTGAATAACAACGTTGCTCCTTCTACCGAATTATATTCCCGTGCCTTCTCCCTGGACTTGCTTCCCAGCAGAATTATTGATAAAATACTGGTTTATAAATCTCCGGCTCCCGATCTCATGGGAGATATGACAGGAGGCGCTGTAAAAATATTTACCAAAGATGCCCGCGAAGTAAAACACTTCGATGTAGAACTGCAATTGGGAAATCGTCCGAACACCACATTTAACAATCAGTTTTTGACTTACCAGGGGGGCAAAACCGACTTCCTTGGTTTTGACGACGGCACCCGTAAGCTTCCTTCTGTTGTTCCTGGTTACGGCAACTTCACTCAGGCCAATATCACACAACAGGACTATGCATCGCAGTTTAAGCCCTACCTGCAATACGGGAAAAAAATGGCCCTCCCCATGATCCAGATAACTGCCAACTACTACAACTCGTTTAAAATAGGTGGAAAAAGACTGGGCATGTTAAGCTCTCTTAGCTATAAAAGAGAACAACAGCAATACGATGTAGACCGGTCCAGCAGTTTTTGGGGGGGTAACGACCAACGGACACATACTGTAGTGAAGGAAACACAAAGTAATGAAACTGTTCAGGTAAACCTGTTGCAAAACTTCACCTATAAACTGAAAGACAGTAGCACACTTTTCCTCAAAAACTATTTTCTTCAGCAGGGCCAAAGCGCCACTGTAATACGTAATAACAAAAACGATCAATATATAGTGGGAGATTCCACCACCGATCTCTCTACACTTAGTAAACTGCAGTGGAGGGACCGCAATCCGGGATATGATGTATATGAACGTAACATTATTCTTAGCTATACACAACGGTTTTTATACTCTGGTAATATCGGCGGGGAACATTATTTCAGTAAAGGTAAACATCAGCTTGACTGGAACCTGGGATATACCTTCAGTCACCAGGTAATTCCCGACCAGCGGGTTATTCGCTTTAATCAGAACAGACAGGATGGTGGAACATCGTGGTTATCCGGAAAATCGGAGTTAGGATGGATGGCGGCCTATCGTTATATCCCCAGCATTGATAATTACTCCAAAAGAGACAATAGCTTGCAACGTGGTATGATATCACGTACCTGGTCACAGAATAATGAGCGCGTGTATAACGGGTCAGCTGACTATACGATTAAAATAAAACCCTGGATTACATTTAAGGCTGGCACCTATCAACAGTGGAAATCCAGGGTGCTTTTCCGCAGAGTGTATACGCTCAATGAGGGAGACCTTAACAGTGCCGGTTTTCCGGACGACCGAATGGCGCCTATCGGATCTAACGGGAAATATATGGACTTCAATAAAGTCCTATATACTGAGCAAGACCTGGGCAAGGTATGGAGCAGAGACTACCTAAAGGATGACGGCAGTGCACTGAAGGTTTTTGACCGTACCAGCGGTAGTGATGCCTATATAGCCACCGAACAACTGAATGCCGGATACGTTGCTGTCTCCCTGCTTCCATTTAATGAAAAATTGGATATCTATGGCGGACTACGGGTGGAATACAACCGGCAACAGGTAGCTGGTGCTATACCTGGTTACAAGGAGGGTGATATTAATCAGCCGGTACTGGTAGATAATAAATCAACAGACTTCCTCCCTTCACTCAATATCAGCTACAAACCTGTTGAACAACTGGTCATCCGCGCTGCATATGGTAAAACGGTCAACAGACCGGAATTCCGCGAACTTTCTCCCTACAGCGAGCTGGATTACCTGAATAACCAAACCATTCAGGGTAACAATTTTCTGAAACCGGCTACAGCCAGCAATTATGACGTCCGAATAGAATGGTATCCAAAAGATAATAAAAACGCGGAAACATTCAGTATTGGAGGTTTTTACAAAAATTTGATAAGCCCGATTGAAAGAACTATCTACCGGGACCTTTACTTCGGAGGACCGGCCATAATCAGTTTTGCTAATGCAGATAAGGCAGTGGTAAAGGGATTGGAGTTCGAAGTACGCAAGAATCTGGGTTTTATTCCGGCTAACTTTTTCAACAATCTTTCTCTCATCGGTAACCTCACCCTGATTAAAAGTGAAGTGGAAAAAAGACTGGACACCTCTGTTTTAAAAAATCCCGACCCTGGCATTAACCCTCATTACACCAGGCAACTTCAGGGACAGGCGCCTTATATCGCTAACCTGGGCCTATATTACGACAATGCCGGATCCGGAACAAAAGTGGCAGTCACCTGGAACCTGATAGGCCCCCGTATTTACGCCGCAGCCAATGGAAAGCCCTTTAATCTCAGTTATGACGGCAATGTACCAGTAGTGGTACAAGGAGACCAGGGAAGTATTATAGAGTTACAACGCCATACACTTGATTTTGCCTTAACACAACGTATCATCAAAAGTCTTCAGCTGAAATTCAGCGCGCAAAACATCTTGAACCAACCCATCCGGATGGCCGAGGATGAAAATTATACTTACAAATATGAAAAAGCGCACCGTACCCAGTCCAACACCACGGTCAACTCGGCCGACACTAATGGGGATATCATCAGCACTGAATATAAGACAGACAGGCATTTCATATTGTCCTTTATGTACTCTTTTTAA
- a CDS encoding DUF5689 domain-containing protein, protein MKTRKYSLTSIVLMTLLSAACNKTTAPDLSPVRFGTKVVSIAQLKALSTGQTVKIPDGTDGKQIVGVVISDKTGKNIDPNTIVLQSEGTDTAGIVINFDSIAPFTLGDRLSINVSGQQLVNQQGEILVSKVPLSQVQYMGKGYIKMYSTTANDLVKNADKWNGTLVTLYDGAFINGNGKYDGTLTFKETDSTQVIKSTILSGAEFEHTAYPEGINTITGIFRTNGKDHFVQIRTAADVTSSTITRIVTDNMIGLGITRYGRYYWEQPYLYDGGKFETTDFRYTTNGQTAYTQPYSADAGILSPGRSYLHLLNYAPPEYYSSRSQCNIENQGSLQGLKELRVSFIGSAVTGVLGSSEADTITVRPFNPAVDSFRLYLEFTNNGYLVNLGPAASQYSIAYKQTGKIYTAVFRIPTRHEMMKYAPIDDPNYAVSVSNWLAAPGFNITNFSTRTDTDPNSWYEGYAPVVITKIEYAF, encoded by the coding sequence ATGAAAACAAGGAAATATAGTCTAACATCGATAGTGTTAATGACGCTGTTATCCGCAGCCTGTAATAAAACGACCGCCCCTGACCTGTCACCTGTCCGCTTCGGTACAAAAGTTGTCAGCATCGCCCAATTAAAAGCTTTAAGTACTGGACAGACAGTAAAAATACCCGACGGTACAGATGGCAAACAAATTGTCGGCGTGGTGATATCTGATAAAACCGGAAAAAATATTGACCCCAACACGATTGTGTTACAAAGTGAGGGTACAGATACTGCAGGTATTGTCATAAATTTCGACAGCATTGCGCCATTTACACTAGGGGACCGCCTATCCATCAATGTTTCTGGACAACAACTGGTGAACCAGCAAGGCGAAATATTGGTATCCAAAGTACCGCTGAGCCAGGTACAGTACATGGGAAAAGGTTATATTAAAATGTATTCCACCACTGCAAACGACCTGGTAAAAAATGCGGATAAATGGAATGGAACATTGGTTACTTTGTATGATGGTGCATTTATAAATGGTAATGGCAAATATGATGGTACGCTTACTTTCAAAGAAACGGACAGCACGCAGGTTATCAAATCTACCATACTTTCCGGTGCGGAATTTGAACATACTGCCTATCCGGAAGGGATCAACACCATCACCGGAATATTCAGAACAAATGGAAAGGATCATTTCGTCCAGATCAGGACAGCAGCAGACGTTACCAGTTCTACTATTACGCGCATAGTAACAGATAATATGATTGGCTTGGGCATAACAAGATATGGCAGATATTATTGGGAGCAACCTTATTTATACGACGGCGGGAAATTTGAAACAACTGATTTCCGTTACACAACAAATGGACAGACTGCCTATACCCAACCCTATTCTGCGGATGCAGGAATATTATCGCCCGGTCGTTCTTATCTCCACCTGTTAAACTACGCCCCTCCGGAATACTACAGTAGCAGAAGCCAGTGTAATATCGAAAATCAAGGTAGCCTGCAAGGGTTGAAGGAGTTACGGGTTAGTTTTATTGGCAGCGCTGTTACCGGTGTCCTTGGCTCCTCAGAGGCAGATACGATAACGGTGAGGCCGTTTAATCCTGCCGTGGATAGCTTTCGGTTGTATCTTGAATTTACCAACAATGGTTATTTGGTTAATCTGGGACCAGCAGCCAGTCAATATTCAATTGCCTACAAACAGACCGGCAAAATCTATACGGCGGTATTTCGTATCCCTACCAGGCATGAGATGATGAAATATGCTCCCATTGACGATCCTAATTATGCGGTCAGTGTTAGCAATTGGTTGGCAGCTCCTGGATTCAATATTACTAATTTTTCTACGCGGACTGATACCGATCCCAACTCCTGGTATGAGGGATATGCCCCGGTGGTAATTACAAAAATAGAATATGCGTTTTGA
- a CDS encoding DUF4397 domain-containing protein — translation MKISAYLYGLLCCSVWFISCQKNIDPVLPENGNLIKINYYNSSDVLSKYTIGGLGIFVDTLANRASVRLPFFDLSASPPKLEYPIVNNTIKSIVYMNYGSGSHRFRTHYMVPDTTIAGAVFGVLPDTLLVDTTFILKSSTNTLMYLADKPGVKNQQRLGFTLIAVPVAQPLPEDSNTVQLCIVNTSPDAGPLLCKRVKPDGSFTIENLPQQLQYGQYTDYIKLSPKEASNGLIGLRIYNSNSGTELVNTAVPANAGHAYIISVRGFAMERNFTIPLSVNNDKKTLLYGIKTISANLRADMRQVR, via the coding sequence ATGAAAATAAGCGCCTATCTCTACGGGCTGCTGTGTTGCAGTGTTTGGTTCATATCCTGTCAGAAAAACATCGATCCGGTATTACCCGAAAATGGCAACCTGATCAAAATAAACTACTACAATAGTTCAGATGTATTATCGAAATATACCATCGGCGGACTGGGTATTTTTGTGGATACGCTGGCCAACCGGGCGAGTGTAAGGCTTCCTTTCTTCGATTTGTCAGCTTCTCCTCCGAAGTTGGAATATCCTATAGTAAACAATACCATAAAGAGCATTGTATATATGAACTATGGGAGCGGGTCACATCGCTTCCGGACCCATTATATGGTCCCGGACACTACTATTGCCGGGGCCGTATTTGGTGTTTTACCAGACACCCTGCTGGTTGATACCACTTTTATACTGAAAAGCAGCACCAACACATTAATGTACCTGGCAGATAAACCTGGTGTAAAAAACCAGCAACGACTGGGATTCACATTGATTGCCGTTCCCGTAGCACAGCCACTTCCTGAAGACAGTAACACGGTGCAGTTATGCATTGTCAATACCAGTCCGGATGCCGGCCCTTTGTTATGCAAACGGGTAAAACCCGATGGCAGCTTTACCATAGAAAATTTACCACAGCAACTCCAATACGGACAATATACCGATTATATAAAACTAAGCCCCAAAGAAGCCTCAAATGGGCTGATAGGATTACGGATATATAACAGCAATTCCGGAACAGAACTGGTTAATACCGCTGTTCCTGCAAATGCCGGACATGCCTACATCATATCTGTAAGAGGATTTGCGATGGAAAGAAATTTCACCATTCCGCTGTCTGTAAACAATGATAAAAAAACATTGCTCTACGGCATTAAAACTATTTCGGCTAACCTACGTGCAGACATGAGGCAAGTGCGGTAA